From Medicago truncatula cultivar Jemalong A17 chromosome 7, MtrunA17r5.0-ANR, whole genome shotgun sequence, a single genomic window includes:
- the LOC11434746 gene encoding probable DNA helicase MCM8, with the protein MHGTAEEMTEQRIRYGSESLSTNSFELMNFYFPQQLFTVEQTWLNLTSSLFSFFSSSIGQNIVSQVRNEYGNYVLSLDFQQLKNTCHVEEFYEMLTEKPKIALLCMSVAVHTVLLSKWESDKPELAAKVDIRLRNCPETMIALKNLKAAYIDKLVSVRGTAVKASTVRPLVVEMSFECIKCKQSITRIFPDGKFSPPSTCNLNGCKSKNFNPLRSTAQTIDFQKIRVQELLKHEDHEEGRVPRTVECELTHDLVDSCIPGDVVTVTGIIRGINNYMDIGGGKSKNRNQGFYYLYLEVVSIVNSKSQSIPDDSQDSHAKARPTELFDLFSFSSKDLEFVVKFAEEHGSDLFRQILHSICPSIYGHELVKAGITLSLFGGVRRHSMDQNKVPVRGDIHVIVVGDPGLGKSQLLQAAAAVSPRGIYVCGNATTKAGLTVAVVKDPMTNDYAFEAGAMVLADSGLCCIDEFDKMTSEHQALLEAMEQQCVSIAKAGLVASLSSRTSVLAAANPVGGHYNRAKTVNENLKMSAALLSRFDLIFILLDKPDELLDKRVSEHIMSLHAGSGQHSQASKKRRGDPPSDSRASASQNAEGIDLGVRSGSLISRLKLDRRRDSDFVPLPGQLLRKYIAYARSYVFPRMSKPAADIIQKFYLKLRDHNVSADGTPITARQLESLVRLAEARARLDLRVEITAQDAMDVVEIMKESLYDKYIDEHGVVDFGRSGGMSQQKEAKRFLNALNKQSELEQKDCFSVSEIYSLADRISLKVPDMDTFIENLNSVGYLLKKGPKTYQVLSSSYSRSQSSRSRG; encoded by the exons ATGCACGGAACGGCGGAAGAGATGACGGAGCAGAGAATCCGATATGGTTCCGAATCACTTTCCACGAATTCATTCGAGTTAATGAATTTTTACTTTCCTCAGCAACTCTTCACTGTTGAACAAACCTGGCTCAACCTCACTTCTtctcttttttccttcttctcttcttccataggcCAAAACATCGTTTCTCAG GTGAGAAATGAATATGGAAACTATGTATTGTCACTTGATTTTCAGCAGCTCAAAAATACGTGTCACGTCGAGGAATTTTACGAAATGTTAACGGAGAAACCTAAAATTGCTCTCTTATGCATGAGTGTTGCCGTTCATACG GTTTTGCTTTCTAAATGGGAGAGTGACAAGCCGGAGCTTGCTGCAAAAGTAGACATTCGTCTTCGTAACTGTCCTGAAACCATGATTGCACTGAAGAACTTAAAAGCAGCTTACATTG ACAAGCTTGTCTCAGTGCGTGGCACTGCTGTGAAAGCCAGCACCGTCAGGCCTCTTGTGGTAGAAATGAGTTTTGAATGCATTAAGTGCAAACAAAGTATCACACGTATATTTCCTGATGGAAAATTTTCACCGCCATCAACTTGCAATTTGAATGGCTGCAAAAGCAAAAATTTTAATCCACTGCGATCTACTGCTCAAACTATTGATTTTCAGAAAATAAG GGTTCAAGAATTATTAAAACATGAAGATCACGAGGAAGGACGAGTGCCTCGAACAGTGGAATGTGAACTTACCCACGATCTTGTTGATTCATGCATTCCTGGAGATGTGGTGACGGTTACTGGAATTATTAGAGGAATTAACAATTACATGGATATTGGAGGAG GGAAGTCAAAGAACAGAAACCAAGGATTTTACTATTTGTATCTTGAAGTTGTATCCATAGTGAATTCAAAGTCGCAGTCCATACCTGATGATTCACAAGACTCTCATGCCAAAGCTAGACCAACTGAgctgtttgatttgttttcctTCTCTTCAAAGGATTTAGAATTTGTTGTGAAATTTGCAGAGGAGCATGGTTCAGATTTATTTCGGCAAATCCTTCACTCTATATGCCCTTCAATCTATGGGCACGAGCTTGTTAAAG CTGGGATAACTCTATCATTATTCGGCGGCGTACGGAGGCATTCTATGGATCAGAATAAGGTTCCTGTGAGAGGAGACATTCATGTCATAGTTGTAG GTGATCCTGGTCTAGGTAAGAGCCAGTTGTTACAAGCAGCAGCAGCTGTTTCTCCACGTGGTATCTATGTCTGTGGTAACGCCACAACCAAAGCTGGCCTCACAGTAGCTGTAGTGAAGGATCCTATGACAAATGACTATGCTTTTGAGGCAG GTGCTATGGTGCTGGCTGACAGTGGATTGTGTTGTATTGATGAGTTTGATAAAATGACATCAGAGCATCAG GCTTTACTGGAGGCAATGGAGCAACAGTGTGTTTCTATTGCAAAGGCGGGATTAGTAGCAAGTTTATCATCCCGTACTTCAGTCTTAGCGGCTGCAAACCCTGTTGGTGGTCATTATAA TCGGGCGAAAACTgtaaatgaaaatttgaaaatgagtgCTGCACTATTGTCCcgttttgatttaattttcatattgcTTGACAAGCCTGATGAACTTTTGGACAAGCGAGTCTCAGAGCACATTATGTCA CTTCATGCTGGGAGCGGGCAACACTCACAGGCATCTAAAAAGCGACGTGGAG ATCCACCTTCTGATTCAAGAGCTTCTGCATCACAGAATGCTGAAGGCATAGATTTGGGTGTAAGATCTGGTTCTTTAATTTCAAGGTTGAAACTTGACAGACGAAGAGACAGTGATTTTGTTCCATTACCTGGTCAACTTCTTCGCAAATACATTGCATATGCAAGGAGTTATGTCTTTCCCAG GATGTCCAAGCCAGCAGCAGATATCATACAAAAGTTTTACCTAAAACTTAGAGATCACAATGTTTCTGCTGATGGCACTCCTATAACAGCAAGGCAGCTGGAAAGTCTAGTAAGGCTAGCCGAAGCTCGAGCTCGGCTAGACTTGAGAGTAGAAATAACGGCTCAGGATGCAATG GATGTTGTTGAAATCATGAAGGAATCCCTGTATGATAAATATATTGATGAGCACGGGGTTGTTGATTTTGGTCGAAGTGGGGGGATGAGTCAACAGAAAGAAGCGAAACGCTTTCTAAATGCCCTCAATAAGCAATCGGAGCTGGAACAGAAAGATTGCTTTTCAGTATCT GAAATATACAGTCTGGCTGATAGGATTTCCTTGAAAGTACCTGATATGGATACTTTCATCGAAAATTTAAACAGCGTTGGTTATCTACTCAAAAAAGGACCAAAGACATACCAG GTGTTATCCTCTTCGTACTCACGGAGTCAATCGTCTAGGTCAAGGGGCTAA
- the LOC11432929 gene encoding uncharacterized protein isoform X1, which yields MTSYSDASPIKNDVKDRRLSIIDFLSADDSLLDPVSSNYHQNSENEAWYTPNSKKFEDAATKIEQWENEPQTSETKKKNPKFNLRKSLAWDTAFFTNAGVLDAEELTSIIEGVEKETLPRIEEDVYKSCESISTLGSDSLTFETESVDLEGDLFEDVRASIQKSSNKSKIASAATRMSSSSGIPGLPTRDSGKVGVVPRNKMKASPASRNLPAVARVIGKTTNKNNPTFTQIPQPVAARRESSISKPSKVPTKPSANSTISSKRASLSVPHIISEKDKAKHTNGYRVSLVSRASVIGGSRGTEPKSTILSKLTSGQSISTKTKSATSKSSGSNLSGKSPFNSARRNVIAGTSKPPSSRLPARTPLGFASRNKTESGNSSLSSLISANKLSSSISPASSVSDWSSEASVSTSMPKHMCDSSRSSIDSNSSRKVLSDTNADQGINSQISRSDFNLEGQEAQQNGIISQSVRTASVAAVNPPAPAKPSGLRLPSPKIGFFDGAKSSVRTPRGGAQPHTSVSHGLLKHGAGSSSEGQIKAKLQAVRSITPIANKKVDNQQNPHLNHIDESLDVAIKTSSAEQNVKSPSEMLKGAVKNVEYTSLSHEMERTNYDLCPLTRVDHQDSVYHYNQVDCLIEQVGLVNINSKTQEKINGDSLSFCKTDISFQDKSNGMELSNHKELFDYPKNQELSKGLSTPYQCVTPTSIDMATSARIPFAAKDSFCNMDCTVLTEPATSEIKSTNLPVLESITKENN from the exons ATGACTTCCTACTCTGACGCTTCTCCGATAAAGAACGATGTCAAAGATCGACGTCTCAGCATCATCGACTTTCTCTCTGCCGATGATTCTCTTCTCGATCCCGTGTCTTCCAATTACCACCAAAATTCAG aaaACGAAGCTTGGTACACTCCgaattcaaaaaaatttgaagatgCTGCTACAAAAATTGAACAGTGGGAAAACGAACCTCAAACATctgaaacaaagaagaaaaacccTAAGTTCAATTTACGAAAGAGTTTAGCTTGGGACACTGCTTTTTTCACTAATGCTG GGGTTTTGGATGCTGAGGAGTTAACTAGTATAATTGAAGGTGTTGAGAAGGAAACATTACCAAGGATTGAAGAGGATGTATACAAATCATGTGAATCCATTTCGACCTTAGGGAGCGATAGTTTAACCTTTGAAACTGAAAGTGTTGATTTGGAGGGTGATTTGTTTGAGGATGTTCGAGCTTCGATTCAGAAATCTAGCAATAAGTCCAAAATTGCTAGTGCAGCTACCAGAATGTCGTCTAGCTCTGGGATTCCGGGGTTGCCAACCAGAGATT cTGGAAAGGTTGGTGTGGTTCCTCGCAACAAG ATGAAGGCATCACCTGCTTCAAGGAATCTACCAGCTGTTGCGAGAGTAATCGGGAAGACGACAAACAAGAATAATCCTACTTTTACACAAATACCACAG CCTGTCGCTGCAAGGAGGGAGTCATCTATTTCAAAGCCGTCGAAGGTGCCAACAAAGCCTAGTGCAAATTCCACAATTTCATCCAAGAGAGCATCGCTTAGTGTTCCACATATCATAAGCGAAAAGGACAAGGCAAAACACACAAATGGTT ATAGAGTCAGTTTAGTGTCAAGAGCATCTGTTATTGGAGGTTCAAGGGGTACGGAGCCTAAGTCCACAATATTATCCAAATTAACTTCTGGCCAGTCAATATCAACCAAGACAAAATCAGCAACTTCCAAATCTTCCGGTAGCAACTTATCTGGTAAATCTCCATTTAATTCCGCAAGAAGAAACGTTATTGCTGGAACTTCAAAGCCTCCCTCATCTCGCCTTCCCGCAAGAACACCATTGGGCTTCGCTTCAAGAAACAAAACTGAATCTGGGAATTCTAGTCTCTCAAGCTTGATTTCTGCTAACAAACTTTCTTCTAGTATTTCACCCGCTAGTTCTGTTAGTGACTGGTCTTCAGAGGCATCTGTATCAACTTCTATGCCTAAACACATGTGTGATAGTTCAAGGTCCAGCATTGATAGTAACTCCAGCAGAAAGGTTTTATCAGACACTAATGCAGATCAAGGTATAAATTCTCAGATTTCTCGGAGTGATTTTAACTTAGAAGGGCAGGAGGCTCAGCAAAATGGAATTATCAGTCAAAGTGTAAGGACTGCTTCTGTGGCAGCAGTTAATCCCCCAGCTCCTGCAAAACCTTCAGGCCTGCGACTGCCTTCGCCAAAGATTGGTTTCTTTGATGGG GCGAAATCCTCAGTGCGCACTCCACGTGGTGGAGCGCAACCACACACTTCTGTGTCTCATGGCTTGCTAAAACATGGAGCAGGAAGTTCAAGTGAAGGCCAAATCAAAGCAAAGCTGCAAGCAGTGAGATCTATCACGCCAATTGCAAACAAAAAAGTAGATAACCAGCAAAACCCACATCTAAATCATATTGATGAATCATTAGATGTTGCAATTAAGACATCTAGTGCAGAGCAGAACGTCAAAAGCCCTTCTGAAATGCTGAAGGGTGCTGTTAAAAATGTTGAATATACATCACTGTCGCATGAAATGGAGAGAACTAATTATGATTTGTGTCCACTGACCCGTGTCGATCACCAGGACAGTGTCTATCATTATAATCAAGTTGATTGTTTGATCGAACAAGTTGGACTCGTGAACATAAATTCCAAGACTCAGGAAAAGATCAACGGtgattctctttctttttgtaAGACTGATATCAGCTTCCAAGATAAATCCAATGGTATGGAGTTATCAAATCACAAGGAGCTTTTTGATTATCCTAAAAACCAAGAATTAAGCAAAGGTTTGTCTACCCCGTATCAATGTGTCACCCCTACCAGCATTGATATGGCAACTTCAGCAAGGATACCCTTTGCAGCAAAAGATTCATTTTGCAACATGGATTGTACTGTTTTGACAGAACCAGCAACTTCAGAGATAAAATCAACCAACTTACCTGTGCTGGAAAGcattacaaaagaaaacaacTGA
- the LOC11432929 gene encoding uncharacterized protein isoform X2, with product MTSYSDASPIKNDVKDRRLSIIDFLSADDSLLDPVSSNYHQNSENEAWYTPNSKKFEDAATKIEQWENEPQTSETKKKNPKFNLRKSLAWDTAFFTNAGVLDAEELTSIIEGVEKETLPRIEEDVYKSCESISTLGSDSLTFETESVDLEGDLFEDVRASIQKSSNKSKIASAATRMSSSSGIPGLPTRDSGKVGVVPRNKMKASPASRNLPAVARVIGKTTNKNNPTFTQIPQPVAARRESSISKPSKVPTKPSANSTISSKRASLSVPHIISEKDKAKHTNDRVSLVSRASVIGGSRGTEPKSTILSKLTSGQSISTKTKSATSKSSGSNLSGKSPFNSARRNVIAGTSKPPSSRLPARTPLGFASRNKTESGNSSLSSLISANKLSSSISPASSVSDWSSEASVSTSMPKHMCDSSRSSIDSNSSRKVLSDTNADQGINSQISRSDFNLEGQEAQQNGIISQSVRTASVAAVNPPAPAKPSGLRLPSPKIGFFDGAKSSVRTPRGGAQPHTSVSHGLLKHGAGSSSEGQIKAKLQAVRSITPIANKKVDNQQNPHLNHIDESLDVAIKTSSAEQNVKSPSEMLKGAVKNVEYTSLSHEMERTNYDLCPLTRVDHQDSVYHYNQVDCLIEQVGLVNINSKTQEKINGDSLSFCKTDISFQDKSNGMELSNHKELFDYPKNQELSKGLSTPYQCVTPTSIDMATSARIPFAAKDSFCNMDCTVLTEPATSEIKSTNLPVLESITKENN from the exons ATGACTTCCTACTCTGACGCTTCTCCGATAAAGAACGATGTCAAAGATCGACGTCTCAGCATCATCGACTTTCTCTCTGCCGATGATTCTCTTCTCGATCCCGTGTCTTCCAATTACCACCAAAATTCAG aaaACGAAGCTTGGTACACTCCgaattcaaaaaaatttgaagatgCTGCTACAAAAATTGAACAGTGGGAAAACGAACCTCAAACATctgaaacaaagaagaaaaacccTAAGTTCAATTTACGAAAGAGTTTAGCTTGGGACACTGCTTTTTTCACTAATGCTG GGGTTTTGGATGCTGAGGAGTTAACTAGTATAATTGAAGGTGTTGAGAAGGAAACATTACCAAGGATTGAAGAGGATGTATACAAATCATGTGAATCCATTTCGACCTTAGGGAGCGATAGTTTAACCTTTGAAACTGAAAGTGTTGATTTGGAGGGTGATTTGTTTGAGGATGTTCGAGCTTCGATTCAGAAATCTAGCAATAAGTCCAAAATTGCTAGTGCAGCTACCAGAATGTCGTCTAGCTCTGGGATTCCGGGGTTGCCAACCAGAGATT cTGGAAAGGTTGGTGTGGTTCCTCGCAACAAG ATGAAGGCATCACCTGCTTCAAGGAATCTACCAGCTGTTGCGAGAGTAATCGGGAAGACGACAAACAAGAATAATCCTACTTTTACACAAATACCACAG CCTGTCGCTGCAAGGAGGGAGTCATCTATTTCAAAGCCGTCGAAGGTGCCAACAAAGCCTAGTGCAAATTCCACAATTTCATCCAAGAGAGCATCGCTTAGTGTTCCACATATCATAAGCGAAAAGGACAAGGCAAAACACACAAATG ATAGAGTCAGTTTAGTGTCAAGAGCATCTGTTATTGGAGGTTCAAGGGGTACGGAGCCTAAGTCCACAATATTATCCAAATTAACTTCTGGCCAGTCAATATCAACCAAGACAAAATCAGCAACTTCCAAATCTTCCGGTAGCAACTTATCTGGTAAATCTCCATTTAATTCCGCAAGAAGAAACGTTATTGCTGGAACTTCAAAGCCTCCCTCATCTCGCCTTCCCGCAAGAACACCATTGGGCTTCGCTTCAAGAAACAAAACTGAATCTGGGAATTCTAGTCTCTCAAGCTTGATTTCTGCTAACAAACTTTCTTCTAGTATTTCACCCGCTAGTTCTGTTAGTGACTGGTCTTCAGAGGCATCTGTATCAACTTCTATGCCTAAACACATGTGTGATAGTTCAAGGTCCAGCATTGATAGTAACTCCAGCAGAAAGGTTTTATCAGACACTAATGCAGATCAAGGTATAAATTCTCAGATTTCTCGGAGTGATTTTAACTTAGAAGGGCAGGAGGCTCAGCAAAATGGAATTATCAGTCAAAGTGTAAGGACTGCTTCTGTGGCAGCAGTTAATCCCCCAGCTCCTGCAAAACCTTCAGGCCTGCGACTGCCTTCGCCAAAGATTGGTTTCTTTGATGGG GCGAAATCCTCAGTGCGCACTCCACGTGGTGGAGCGCAACCACACACTTCTGTGTCTCATGGCTTGCTAAAACATGGAGCAGGAAGTTCAAGTGAAGGCCAAATCAAAGCAAAGCTGCAAGCAGTGAGATCTATCACGCCAATTGCAAACAAAAAAGTAGATAACCAGCAAAACCCACATCTAAATCATATTGATGAATCATTAGATGTTGCAATTAAGACATCTAGTGCAGAGCAGAACGTCAAAAGCCCTTCTGAAATGCTGAAGGGTGCTGTTAAAAATGTTGAATATACATCACTGTCGCATGAAATGGAGAGAACTAATTATGATTTGTGTCCACTGACCCGTGTCGATCACCAGGACAGTGTCTATCATTATAATCAAGTTGATTGTTTGATCGAACAAGTTGGACTCGTGAACATAAATTCCAAGACTCAGGAAAAGATCAACGGtgattctctttctttttgtaAGACTGATATCAGCTTCCAAGATAAATCCAATGGTATGGAGTTATCAAATCACAAGGAGCTTTTTGATTATCCTAAAAACCAAGAATTAAGCAAAGGTTTGTCTACCCCGTATCAATGTGTCACCCCTACCAGCATTGATATGGCAACTTCAGCAAGGATACCCTTTGCAGCAAAAGATTCATTTTGCAACATGGATTGTACTGTTTTGACAGAACCAGCAACTTCAGAGATAAAATCAACCAACTTACCTGTGCTGGAAAGcattacaaaagaaaacaacTGA